Part of the Sorghum bicolor cultivar BTx623 chromosome 1, Sorghum_bicolor_NCBIv3, whole genome shotgun sequence genome, GAGTCGCAGTGTCGCAAAGCACGCCGGTAGAAAATTTGTCTGATACCGGGGGTGGCGTACGAGTCCGCGACTTTGCTTTGCTGTGTGCACGTGTCCGACGTGCTTATTTTGGTGTCGATCGAAAGGCTACCACTTCGAGCCGCACAATCCAGAAGTGCAACGACCAGCAAGTAAAGCTCTTGGAGcatcttgtcaaaaaaaaaagctcTTGGAGCATTGATCCGTGACATGTTGAATTACTTACCAGTGCACGAAAAAAAAAACCGGTACGGCGGTACGCCGTAGGCGACCACGAGAAGCCCGGCCATCCGGTCGGTTAGGTTGGCTCGGGTCGGTCGGCCGCTGTTTCGCGAAGGCGTCGTGCCGACATGCGTTGCGCGTTTGACGCAACGAGCCGCCATTGTTTTTTCACTGCGCGTGCACCGATACGCCGCCCGCCGGCTCGCGCGGCGGGGTGACCGCTCCGGGCTTCGGCAGGACCTTCCGGCGGCGGTCCGCACGAGGATCCGCGCGTCGGGCCTCGCGGCGGAACggcgtcgtgtcgacgtcgCGCGGCGCGCCTGTGCGGCTGTGCTACACCGAGTACGCCTCGCGATTCGCTGCAGCCTGCAGGGGAGGGGAGTGCGTGATATCCTTCGACTCGTAATGGCCGGCCCATTGCGGAGAACGTGACCTGGAACTGGGCCTCATGTCGTCTTCTTTCACTTTCTCCCTTTTCCACTAAGAACTGTTTACCTtttattatggccttgtttagttcaccccgaaattcaaaaagttttcaagattccccatcacatcgaatcttgcggcgcatgcatgaagcattaaatatagacgaaaataaaaactaattacacagtttgtctgtaaatcacgagacgaatcttttaatgctagttagttcatgattggataatatttgtcaaataaaaacgaaagtgctatagtagtgaaatccaaaaatttttcggaactaaacaaggctatagTTTTAGCAAAGTGGGTTCCCGACTTCacgtagaaaaaaaaaactagtgaCGGCCTGTTCACCTTTTCAAGTTTTCACTGGAATGGAATCCAAACGTGTCCAGAGGCGCTCAAGCTTTTCACACTCGATGGAGACTATTTTCTTTTACCGAGTGATTTATCGGATGTTAACGACGATTCTACAGCATTGTATGGCCAAAGTAAGAAAAACGTTTGGAAGGAAAAACAATGAGATATCGATGGTTCTTTCTCTAGTAATACGCAAACGGTCAACTTTTTTCAAAAGGCCATCGATATAGCATGTTAGGCACATATTAATAGAGAAaaaaaaccagaaataataaaaaaaatagaaaaaaaactcAACACCTGCAAAGATGACAACAAGACCACCACCAAAATAAACAACACCGACAAACTAGACAAAGACAATCAAACATCACCCCATACGACACACGAAACAAGCATTGTAACATAAAAATGAGGAGGAGGTCTCCACAACAAGATGCCGCAAACGCCGATTGAAGAACCAAGGTTTCTATGAACTCCAACTACTATAGAGGCAAGGGCCTCACTACAATGCCTCTAATGAGGGGGGTGATGCTAAAAGCATCACCATTATCGACCACAACCCAAGCCTAAGCAGGTCTTTCGTCCGAAAGTCCCCAACACCTTAGACCCAACTCTCGCCATGCAATGGATCCTTGCAGCAGCACTAAAATGTAGTAAACCACCACAAGTAGGAGATCATCGGAGGCACCGATGAGGTCATAGGCACACGCCAGCTTGCAAGGGCCGCCTCCATTCTGGATGACACCAAACACCACTTGCTCCTGCACCATGCCAAGGGCAGCGTTGATGACCATCACTGTCCATGAACACGAGGTTTCTAGAGAAAGTAACAAGCGTTCCTGCCCTAACACCCACAAAGATCTGATTTCTACTGGTTGACGCTGCGACCGCAAGCCAGCGAGAGATATGTGTGGCATGTCGTAGTCACCCCGATCAATACGAACCACAACCAACCAGTAGTCGTTGGCCCATAGAAGATCGTTTAACAGGAGATCCACGACCACTACAATAATTCAGGGCTTCTATGACGATTAGATTATGACGATAACAACCTGATTCTTGTCATTGCTTGCCTACTGTGACAAAGTGACTATCGTCACATAAGGTGGGTCACTAAACAACTTCTGTGACCACTAGAGGACTTCGTCATTGACCGGACGGTGGTTCAAAAATTGTACCTTAAATGGATAACCTATGGACATGACATAAGGCACATTAGATGGTAGGGATAAAATATAACCCTAAATCGTAAGTAACTCTCAACCACGTGGCTTTGAGCCTTTAAGAATCGTTCGGTATGGAATGAACTTATAATCTGATGATCGAGTCGATTTCATTATTATAAGTTCATAACCCTAGCACCCATTCCCATTTTGGGCTGAACAGATCTACTAATTCTTTTATCCGAGttaggacactcacaatgcagactctatcatagagtctaaagttatttattacctcgaataatgtggacttagagtctaaataagacttgaagtctaattttttctacctctttcttcaatgaatatgctgtcacatcagcaaaataccacaaATAACATGTAATAATTGTCTtgaactctgtgatagagtcttgcattgtgagtgttcTTAGTAAGAGGGATTTGAACTAAGAAAATAGGCGAAATTCAAAAATTATAACTTGGACTTTGGCGTATAGCAACCAAGAAATAGCACCTCAATGTCGGGACTGCTGATATAACAATTGGTGTACCTCTTGATGGGCCGTTGAAAAAAAATCTATATGTCTGGACCTTGCAGGTGATAGGAAAAGGCCTCGGTCATGGATTCCTTGGAGTAAACAAAGGAACAGCCAAAAACTTGTTTAGGGCCAAGCTACTTACAAATTAGGGCATTGCGCccctaaataaataattaaaaataGTTATTATTAGTAAAGTCTCATCGTGTATATGCGCCTCATAAGCCTATGCACTCATTCGACAAGCACACCTCTTTCTAATTTTCGTACTATTTTAGAGTATGGATTTTTTTACACGGAAAGAGAACTTCCGCTATATCAGCACGAATTGCGATTTTAAGAATCACCTTTGAGTCTTCCGGCCACAAAGTTAGGACTGATGATTCACATGTCGCCATTGGTCTTCTTGTAACCCCTCGACAGATCCACAGTCCAGTCCAAATATTTGTATTTGCTCCATTCTCTACTCACCAAATTATGCCGACCTGCAGAATACTGCATAAATAAATAcatcattataaaaatatatctaacaataaaataagttataaaaaaataatatttattaacatTTTTTGAATATAAAACGAACGGTCAAATATGAATCATAGAAGTCAAAGAAATACAATTATTTGTGGGATGGAAGGAGCGGCAGCAAGCAAGCTAAAGTACCactacataggccttgtttagatctattttttttgaattttgacactatagtactttcgtttttatttgacaagcattgtccaattatggagtaactaggcttaagagattcgatcttttttatctatatttaatgttccatgcatgtgccgcaagattcgatgtgatggaaaatattgtaaagttttgggtttttgggtgcatctaaacaaggtagTCATCGCAGTTTGTGCACTTTGGTGGGCGAACCAATTTGCCGGAACGGGTCCAGGAACGAGACGTGTCAACATGCCATGGTCCATTCCTACCAATCTCATCAACAACAAAGAACAGCGGCAAACGTGTGACGAATACGAGGGTGGTGGCTGATGATCACAATGAGCCATCACAAAGCGCCAGCCGTCTTACGAAATCGTTCAGAACTGGTAAGTGAACGGCACTCGCCTACCGGGGCGCCGGACGCACCATCGACCTATTCTTGTTGCTTATCGGGAACGAAAGCTTTGGTACGTGGATGCGACACGCTAGTGATCCCAATGCGGTTTTGGCCCAGGCAAGGGCGCGGCAAGGCCATGTTCAACACGGGGAGGCAATTTCAGCGAAGGAAGCATGggatttccttttctttttggcgaaccaatcacctggaaccagtAATGTCACCACTAAATTTCGAGGACTGGATATACggaaagcaacatttatttgtgGTCATAAACGCGTAGTTCCTCAGAATGGAGTTTATTTATGTCAATTACTAGTATGTAAAAAGTAAAATACTAAAATCTAGCTGTTCAATTCAACCTGcagttttttatttaaaaaaatggaGAGCGCTACCGTATCAGGCTGCAGTAGGAAACCAGCCAGACCTGCCAGAACAATCCGTCTGCTGCTCAGCCAGCTGTGGTGGGCCCACCTGTCAGAACCCCCACAGCAGGCCAGCACGCGAAACAACACGGGTTTGTTTGTTCCAAAACAGGTCTCAGCCGGAGTCCAACGCACCAGCACGGCACCGTTCCCCAGGCAAGTCTCTGAACCCAACCACCCACCCGGCACGCCGGCAGGTGCGCCAGCGCGCACGCACCGTCGCGCTCCCATTCCCACAGCCGGTGCGTACGCCGCAGCGCTACGCACACTCCCGTCCCCGTCCATCGGATCCTCTTCCCTCTCCGGAGGAGAAACCCCATTCCCATTCCCATCCAGGTCCCCGTGCCACCTGTCTGTTGCCTCCTATACTATTCCCGTCCCTCTCGCCCAGCGCCGGCGGCCCCACCAACCCCCAGCGGCACAAACCTCCCAACCCCCGGATAAATCCCACCCGCGAATTACCCAACTCCCCGAGGCCCATTCCGCGAAACGCGCACGGGAAGTGTTTGTTAGGGTTTTTCCCCCCCGCACGCCACAGACGCCACCTCCGCCCGCACAACAACAAAGCAGACGCGGCCGCGTCCTCCACAACCCCACCAGAAACGGACGCCACCCCTTCTCCGCCTCGCCTCGCCCCTTCTCGCCACCCCAGCCGACGCCCGCGATgcggtcgccgccgccgacgccgccgccgtggcgGCCGCGGCGCCTCCATTCCGTGGTCCCCGTGCTCCTGCTCGTCGTCGCGGCGCTGGCGGCGCGGGGCGTGGGGGCCGACGACCTCGCGAGCGACGCGCGGGCGCTCCTGGCGTTCCGTGACGCCGTGGGGCGGCGCCTGGCGTGGAACGCCTCGGACGTCGCgggcgcgtgctcgtggacgggggtcTCCTGCGAGAACGGCCGCGTGGCGGTGCTGCGGCTCCCCGGGGCCACGCTCTCGGGGTCCGTCCCCGCGGGGACGCTCGGGAACCTGACGGCGCTCCACACGCTCAGCCTCCGCCTCAACGGGCTATCCGGCGCGCTCCCGGCCGACCTCGCCTCTGCCGCCGCGCTGCGGAACATCTTCCTCAACGGGAACAGGCTGTCTGGCGGGTTCCCGCAGGCGATTCTCGCGCTCCCGGGGATCGTCAGGCTCTCGCTCGGCGGGAACGACCTGTCGGGGCCCATCCCGGCGGAGCTCGGCAACCTCACGCACCTCAGGGTCCTGCTCCTTGAGAATAATCACTTTTCCGGCGAGATTTCGGATGTGAAGCTACCGCCGCTGCAGCAGTTCAATGTCTCGTTCAACCAGCTGAACGGATCCATCCCGGCCTCTCTTCGGTCGCAGCCGCGCTCCGCGTTCCTGGGGACGGGCTTGTGCGGCGGACCCTTGGGGCCTTGCCCTGGTGAGGTTTCCCCTTCCCCTGCTCCAGCGGGGCAGACACCGTCGCCGACGCCTGTTCCCAGTGGcagtggcggtggtggtggcggcggcgccagTGGCGACGGCACCAACGGTGGAAGCGGGGGAGAAAATGGCCATAAGAGCAAGAAGCTCTCcgttggcgccattgccggaatcGCTATAGGCTCTGCCTTGGGCGCCGCacttctcctcttcctcctcgtctGCCTTTGTCGCAGGTCGGGGGGCACCAGGACGCGTTCTCTGGAGATGCCGCCTCCTGCTCCAgcggctgctgctgttgctggcgGCAGGAAACCTCCCGAGATGACCAGCGGCGCTGCTGTAGCGCCGTTGACCACAATAGGCCACCCCAACGCTCCTATCGGCCAGTCGACGTCCGGTAAGAAGCTGGTCTTCTTTGGGACAGCGGCCGCTGTGGCACCTTTCGACCTGGAGGACCTGCTGCGCGCGTCGGCTGAGGTGCTCGGAAAAGGAGCGTTCGGGACGACATACAAGGCAGTGCTCGAGTCTGGGGCAACTGTGGCCGTGAAGCGCCTCAAGGACGTTACTCTGTCTGAACCTGAGTTCCGTGAACGCATTTCTGAGGTTGGCGAGCTTCAGCACGAGTTCATTGTGCCACTCCGTGCTTACTACTACAGCAAAGATGAAAAACTACTTGTTTACGACTTCATGCCCATGGGGAGCCTCTCTGCAGTCCTGCACGGTGAGATCTTAACCCCCCATCTCCCAAGTTTCTGTTGCATAATATTATCTGCTTATATGATTGTAGCATCACCATTTTGCTGTACGTGTGCTTGGGAGTACCATGGGCATTGCATGTTCTTGGGTGGTTGGTGTAGAGTATTgctttattttttatatgtTTAAGACTCATGTTGGTTTTCCGTTGGTAGGTGTAGAGGTACTCCAAAATGTTTTTCCCTTTTGAATATTCGTCCTCTCCTGTGAATAGGACTTAATTTTCGTCATGGTCTCAGGCTCTAAGGAGACTAAGTCAAAATCAGTTGGGGTTAAGGTGTTATTTATCTTACTTGATATCCAAAGCACTTAAATTATGTGTGATTATTTACTGGGTATTACTAGGTTAGTTGCATTCAGTCTTGACTCAGATTTATGTGTTAACTTCGGTGATGTCAACATGGAACTATGGAAGATCTAACAAAATATTTGTCATCATGCCTCCCCTTCCACTAATTGGTCGCTTACTAGTTCTCAACTCTCAAGTTGAGAAAGCTTCCAAATCATTGATTACTTGGTTATCATTGGTTGTATTTTCttgcaatttttttatttttgttatcttTGCTGCCTGCTTTACTGGTGGAATATTCTGGATTGATTAAAGAAGACAATCACTAGAGGTCATTGTAGTTTTGTGAAATGGCACTATATGATCAAGATGTTCTTTGATGCCCTAATGTATTGTCGTCTCAATTGTCTTCGTTGACCATGAATACAACAATTGGTTGTGACTTGGTCTCACTGGATTTCATTTTTTTGAACAGGCAACAGAAGTTCTGGCCGGACACCACTTAACTGGGATTTAAGGTCAAGCATTGCCCTAGCTGCAGCCCGTGGTGTTGAGTACATTCACTCAACGAGCTCAATGGCTTCCCACGGTAACATCAAGTCATCCAATATCCTCCTGGGCAAATCATATCAAGCACGTGTATCAGACAATGGCCTTAACACTCTTGTTGGTCCATCATCTTCACCGTCTCGCACCACTGGATATCGAGCACCTGAGGTTATTGATTCTCGGAGGGTTTCCCAGAAGGCAGACGTGTACAGCTTTGGTGTTCTGTTGCTTGAGCTGGTCACAGGCAAGGCTCCCAGCCAGGCTGCTCTCAACGACGAGGGCGTCGACCTGCCCAGATGGGTGCAGTCAGTTAATCGCTCTGAGTGGGGTTCAGAGGTGTTTGATATGGAGCTGACGAGACATCAGACTGGCGAGGAACCGTTGGCTCAGCTCGTGCTGCTTGCTATGGACTGCGTAGCACAGGTCCCAGATGCCCGGCCATCAATGGCTCATGTTGTTATGCGGATAGAGGAGATCAAGAAGTCAAGCGGGGCCTCAAACATCGAACAAGTTGATGATCAATCTTCCAAGGCTGAATCTGAGGTGCAGACCAATCCGTTTGCTACCTGATCTCAATTGACCTGAGAGAGAATCGTCTATAACTCTAGTCTGCTTCAATCGATTCAAGCATTTGATGAATCCTATCTTCGACTGAGTCGAGTCACTGTTTTCATCTTTTAGCCTATTGGATTTAACGGGTAACCTAATTGTCATTAAGTAGCTCGGGTGCTCGGTACCCAGTGCTGCGGAAGGTGATTGGTGGTGTGTTTAGGGACCAGTTCTAAAGTGTGATTGCTAAATTGCTGTGCTCATTCTAGCCTTGATTAGGTTGGTTTTAGCTtgtagctgctgctgctgtcttTCGGCTATCCATGTGTAATTACTCTAGCCTCATCTAGTGTTTGGAATTTTTTTTGCCGGATTAATCTCTCGTTTGATTTTGTCATTTTTTTAATAGTTTGTTTGATTTGTCCTAGTTGCTTGCCAATGTGATTTTAGTGGGGTCATATGCTTTGGGAAAGTTTGGTGGTCTACTGTTAACTACTGGTGCTACGGTGGCAGCTGATTGATGGCGGCATTGTCATTGTCATCAGTCCGCGAAAGCTACCTGCTCTCATGAGTCATGAAGCTGTGAGTCGTGACCTGACCTGGTGCCACGGATCTTGTTTTCGGCCCGGCTGTTTTTGAAATCGGAGTGATTGGTTGCAGGCCGGGCCTGATATCTC contains:
- the LOC8063384 gene encoding probable inactive receptor kinase At1g48480, whose translation is MRSPPPTPPPWRPRRLHSVVPVLLLVVAALAARGVGADDLASDARALLAFRDAVGRRLAWNASDVAGACSWTGVSCENGRVAVLRLPGATLSGSVPAGTLGNLTALHTLSLRLNGLSGALPADLASAAALRNIFLNGNRLSGGFPQAILALPGIVRLSLGGNDLSGPIPAELGNLTHLRVLLLENNHFSGEISDVKLPPLQQFNVSFNQLNGSIPASLRSQPRSAFLGTGLCGGPLGPCPGEVSPSPAPAGQTPSPTPVPSGSGGGGGGGASGDGTNGGSGGENGHKSKKLSVGAIAGIAIGSALGAALLLFLLVCLCRRSGGTRTRSLEMPPPAPAAAAVAGGRKPPEMTSGAAVAPLTTIGHPNAPIGQSTSGKKLVFFGTAAAVAPFDLEDLLRASAEVLGKGAFGTTYKAVLESGATVAVKRLKDVTLSEPEFRERISEVGELQHEFIVPLRAYYYSKDEKLLVYDFMPMGSLSAVLHGNRSSGRTPLNWDLRSSIALAAARGVEYIHSTSSMASHGNIKSSNILLGKSYQARVSDNGLNTLVGPSSSPSRTTGYRAPEVIDSRRVSQKADVYSFGVLLLELVTGKAPSQAALNDEGVDLPRWVQSVNRSEWGSEVFDMELTRHQTGEEPLAQLVLLAMDCVAQVPDARPSMAHVVMRIEEIKKSSGASNIEQVDDQSSKAESEVQTNPFAT